In one window of Mercurialis annua linkage group LG4, ddMerAnnu1.2, whole genome shotgun sequence DNA:
- the LOC126677773 gene encoding cyclic dof factor 2, with the protein MLEAKDPAIKLFGMTIPLQENSTASTLTATCSGVDDCGQDHPDRPSCGSSTVLDEDEGGDDFTKGDDGEERNSDDNMDAEAEKTTENKQENGAQAVTSEESSNPEATSEISENRKTSAENDKESKTAKTEEEQTDTSNSQEKILKKPDKIIPCPRCNSMDTKFCYYNNYNVNQPRHFCKNCQRYWTAGGTMRNVPVGAGRRKNKNSASHYRHITVSEALQHVGTEISNGVHHPALKSNGTVLTFGSEAPLHESMASVLSLADRTKQNITTNGFHKPEALRIPVSYVGIENGDTHLKGNISTTSISKDEASKDGSQDPGTQNCPAFPPQVPCFHGTPWPYPWNSAQYNSQLPPTAFCHPAFPMPFYPAAAYWGCTVPANWNMPWIPQPPSPNQTAPTSGPNSPTLGKHSRDDSVLKPSDTEEEPTKEKIWIPKTLRIDDPGEAAKSSIWKTLGINKDKPDSIGGRGLFKVFESKGNDKNHATETSSVLHANPAALSRSVKFHESS; encoded by the exons ATGTTGGAGGCGAAAGACCCGGCAATTAAGCTGTTTGGGATGACGATTCCTCTGCAAGAGAATTCCACTGCAAGTACTCTTACTGCTACTTGTAGTGGAGTTGACGATTGTGGTCAAGATCATCCAGACCGTCCATCTTGTGGGAGCTCTACTGTTCTTGATGAAGATGAGGGCGGTGATGATTTTACTAAAGGAGATGATGGTGAAGAGAGAAACAGTGATGATAATATG GATGCAGAAGCAGAAAAAACAACAGAAAATAAACAGGAAAATGGAGCCCAAGCGGTGACTTCAGAAGAGTCTTCAAATCCAGAAGCAACTTCGGAGATAAGTGAAAACCGCAAAACATCTGCTGAGAACGACAAGGAATCAAAAACTGCAAAGACAGAGGAAGAACAGACTGATACAAGTAATTCACAAGAAAAGATTCTAAAAAAACCTGATAAGATCATCCCATGCCCTCGTTGTAATAGCATGGACACCAAGTTCTGCTACTACAATAATTACAATGTGAATCAGCCTCGACACTTCTGCAAGAATTGCCAGAGATATTGGACAGCTGGAGGGACTATGAGAAATGTTCCTGTTGGTGCCGGTCGTCGTAAAAACAAGAACTCTGCTTCACATTACCGTCACATAACTGTTTCTGAAGCTCTCCAGCATGTTGGAACAGAAATTTCAAATGGTGTTCATCATCCTGCACTAAAAAGTAATGGGACAGTCCTTACCTTTGGCTCGGAAGCTCCACTTCATGAATCAATGGCTTCCGTGTTGAGTCTTGCTGATAGAACAAAGCAGAACATCACAACAAATGGGTTTCATAAACCTGAAGCGTTGAGGATTCCCGTATCCTACGTAGGTATAGAAAATGGGGATACTCATTTGAAAGGAAATATATCCACAACATCAATTTCAAAAGACGAAGCTAGCAAAGATGGATCTCAAGATCCTGGAACACAAAATTGTCCGGCCTTTCCACCTCAAGTACCATGTTTTCACGGCACTCCTTGGCCTTATCCTTGGAATTCCGCTCAGTATAACTCACAATTACCACCAACTGCTTTTTGCCATCCTGCATTTCCTATGCCATTCTATCCTGCAGCGGCTTACTGGGGTTGCACTGTACCGGCCAATTGGAACATGCCATGGATACCTCAGCCACCGTCTCCCAACCAAACTGCACCAACTTCTGGCCCCAACTCTCCAACCTTGGGGAAACATTCAAGGGATGACAGTGTGCTCAAACCAAGCGACACTGAAGAAGAGCCAACAAAGGAAAAGATATGGATTCCAAAAACTTTGAGGATCGATGACCCTGGAGAAGCTGCAAAAAGTTCTATATGGAAGACACTGGGGATTAACAAGGACAAGCCTGACTCAATTGGCGGACGAGGACTATTTAAAGTCTTCGAATCAAAAGGCAATGATAAGAATCATGCAACCGAAACTTCTTCAGTACTACATGCCAATCCAGCAGCATTGTCTAGATCAGTCAAATTCCATGAAAGTTCGTAA